The genomic window ggggaataaaaaattaaaattttgcataccGCGTGAAGCAAATCACTCGAGAAAATGTCTAAAGtacgttttaaattatcttttgattaataattgaacAGAAAGTCGATTTCCAGTCCCGCGCAATATGTCTTCCATTATTTTTCGtcgatttcctttttttacattgcaaCATGTATTTGCACggaattgattaaaattccAACAATATTTCAAGCTACGCGcttttagattaaatattagttaacgattttaaatttaaagtaaatacgCGCGAGACCTTCGGTATGCAATATAATAAAGTGTTGCATGCATTTTGTCAGCATCAAAGAAGATACGCCGTCATTTTATTCAAGATACCTTTGCGAGTCCTCGGGCTGCTGCAACtttctaattttctttgtaaCTCCTCATCTTCTTAATTGTCTATAAAATGGAAACAATTGTAATACATGCGGAGAAGTCATTAATAGGATCAACGTCTCGTCAAAGTTACCTGCGTCTACGAAAGCTCCGTAGCGTAAAACGTGGAACAATAGATTTCTCGGAAGACGCGCGGAAGATCTCGTGGTGGCAAGACTAAAAAGATTAAGAACGAGTTAAGAAATAAAGTTATCTAATGGGTAACGAATAAAATTCTTCGCGGTGATGTTGATCGAGAAGATCGCATCTCGATTACCGATCTGACTATCCGTGAAACCCTTCGCCGCCGGCTGCGTCCCTGGGGATCGAGACAGCCGGTCATCCTGGTTTGCTCCGTCGGCCGCCGGGTCGGCCGGACCCCGATGTCGACGTTGTAGCCTGCGCGTGCACTTGCCGCGAGGGAAAGGTAAATGGCCGCGACCTTGATGCGCGTGGTTCTCGCGTGCCCGAACCTCCACGAGGCTGTGCGAAAGCGGCCGAGGCAGCCGACCAACGCCTGGTACACGGTTGTTAAATTATCTCTCCGCGCTCGCCTCTGCCGCTCTCGCTCTATCCTCAAGCCGCCCTCCGTCGCCTATGGTTTTCCTCAGCTTCCCCGTTCTCCCTTCGGCATCCTATCCTCTTCTATGCGTCGCGCGCCTCATCTCCTTTTTCTCGGCTCTTCACGCACTCACGCGAGGGCGTTCGTGTACGCGACCGTGCATGAGACGCGCACACAAACGCCCTCGCGCGCCCGTGTACGAGATCTCACGGAAGCTGGGATGACTATCGCTACACTCGGTTCTCGAGCCTCGGCTAGTCCTATGATGGGACCGGTATCTCGACTTAACCGACCAGTCATCCGAGGCACACAGTGTCTCTCAACGCGTCCGAATATTATGAATTACGCCCGCGGTTTTAATCCTCCGAGGATTATCCGAAAATATGATGCTTCCAGAGATTTTCATTGCTTCATTGATATAACCGCAGTCACATTTGCCACGAAACCCGCGTCAAGTTGTTGGCGGATGCTTTGTATCTTTGATAAGAATACAAGAAGCATTTTGCACGCATTAAAaatcttgaatatttttttaattgtcaaataattattttttttttatgtatccggaaataaaaaactaaaaaaagacagaaatatacaaagataaattaataaaaaaatattatctgttttaaattaaaaagaaacactactttacagatattttttcatatacTTAACAATAAAATGTCGAATtgttctaaattatatttttttcaatgaatTACCACGGGTTGGTGCTCGTATCTTATTGTTCTCTAATGAAATCTTTTCTTCAGAAAGATAAATGAATTAGACAGTATGGCTCAGTTGTGTTGTGGGTTACCAACGAATTAGAGGTCCataatacctttttttaacGCTCAACAGCATAGGAAACAATCTTTCCGATTGTGGGTTCTTTTCCGCAAAAAGcttctaaataatattacttaaacaaaaaattaattaaaaagctctctttaaacagataaaaaattaaacgctgaACTTATGATTCTCGATAATACTTAGGGCCAAATATAAAAGTACAAAACATGTGCATAAAAAATGATAGTAATCAGAGTAGCGTATcaagtatatttttagaatcaaGTCTTCTGCCGAAGCGCTAGAGCAACAGACGGTACAAAAACTCGGCGTCCTTGAATTCCATCAGAACACATATGCAACTGTAGTATGTTTGATGCAGAGAATCGACATATTGATAGATGCTTAGAGCTCTTAAATAACGTCGAATAATATCGTGCGATCTAAGGTATAAATATAATGCGttaaaatatgtttcattgaaaataggaaaatatgtattttatttcattaattgccTTCGCCTCATTAAtgtttcgcgataattatacGTTACTTACAATTGATCACTTGTAAAATTCCTTTTCGTATTACGTGAATTAATCACATTTCTaagcgtaataaattatttaaccaACACTCCACTCGATGACTCAGCAATTAACGTAGAAATTTCCTGGATATAACTCGGTTCTCccttaacaattttttctgCTTCTATACTTTTCTCCTCACTTCTGAAGTCCGTTACAGATAATGTATCTTCTTGAGATGATGTGTCTGAcactttaaagaatatttttttttaattattttaatgcatcACACcatacgttaaaataaatttaacatacaTTACAGAATGACTTACGATCGTTTTTAAGATCATTATCTTCTTCTATGTCGCCTTTTTCGTAACTGAAACTTCCATTTGTACTTTCTTCCTCGGTTCCAAAGTGTATGTAAGACAGCGTGCTTAAAAGCATTATGAAAAACAAATTTGTCCCAATGCCAACACAGGCTGATAGAATTGGCCAATAAAACATCCAGTAGCGCAGTCCCGTTAAATGGGCGTTTATCATAAGATTAGCAGAATAGAATTCAATATGTCGTGATTGaatctcgataaaaataatcgttacTGGATGgctctaaaatatttataattacatctcaatattcaatttttttttaattgtaatttaaaatgtagcatttaaaattctaaatattcaCCTGGTCCTCTTCAAAATTACCAAATAATTCAAGAACAACGTCCTGCTTCTCTTCAATGTTTCCAAAAATCATCATAGGTGAAAACGTTAGAGTAGTGAGTGTATGTAGCAATGTACTGCGGTAATGTAACATAGCTGATTTACATGTGTGGTCCACAAGATATCCATCACGGCTTCGCAACTGCGCGCAAACCATAAACAtaccttgaaaaaaaaaatcaactttTTATAAGAcacaattaaaaacatttttctataattCAGCAACTCAAAATTTACCAAGCTCTTTGTTCGCCGGTGATTCTGGCATTTCCAAATGTAAATTCACTTTGTAAGGCTGCCCAACCATCAAAAGCTGCTGCTTTTTAGTCAACTGCACATTAGCCTGTGGAAAGCTACAGATTCCTTTCTTCTCGTCGCAGgatctaaataaatataaataaaatttaaatcatcaaatttaattattatttaatattatttaatcattacAAACACTCAGTAGCAAACTTTGTCTACTCTTTAGACTTTGACATCGTTGAAAAGTATGACACATCCAAATATTGTTGATGTCATACCTTTAAACTGATGCGTAAAATACAAAAGCATACATGGGACTTACTTGAATTGTAAATGCACAGGACGCACGTATGACATACTGGGCATGTAAGAGTAGTAAAAAActgtataaagaaatatagaaaGCCATATTATGAAGACAGTGCTAATGACAATAACACCACCTCGAAAGACTGTGTCTCTTGCAGACTGTACGCCCTGCCTAGTGGTTTTCCGTATATTAAACCATTTTTTGCTGACCCCGCGTAGTAATCGCGAAATGATCATTTTACCCAATTATTTCCAAAGCTGAAGGacgtaattttgttttgtaaaaCGTCGATAACGTTTCGATAACCGGTGTTACATAACGGTGGTCCGAACCGAActgttaaatttctttcataaTTGTACCGCGTGCATCAGCTGACGTTGCCTAAAGTTGGAAAACCTTTTAGGTGCGATCACGAGAGATGAGACTGATGGCAGCGAGCGACATCGACGTGTGTACCCGGCCTCGCCAGACGATAACAAGCCGACTTCTACCGCAGCCACACTGATATCAACAATCTGTTTTTGCATCTCCACGATACGCAAGGATTCCGAAAGGTTAGGTATAAATACAGACGTAAATCGCGTGAACTATACCGAGCA from Cardiocondyla obscurior isolate alpha-2009 linkage group LG19, Cobs3.1, whole genome shotgun sequence includes these protein-coding regions:
- the Seipin gene encoding seipin, which encodes MIISRLLRGVSKKWFNIRKTTRQGVQSARDTVFRGGVIVISTVFIIWLSIFLYTVFYYSYMPSMSYVRPVHLQFKSCDEKKGICSFPQANVQLTKKQQLLMVGQPYKVNLHLEMPESPANKELGMFMVCAQLRSRDGYLVDHTCKSAMLHYRSTLLHTLTTLTFSPMMIFGNIEEKQDVVLELFGNFEEDQSHPVTIIFIEIQSRHIEFYSANLMINAHLTGLRYWMFYWPILSACVGIGTNLFFIMLLSTLSYIHFGTEEESTNGSFSYEKGDIEEDNDLKNDLSDTSSQEDTLSVTDFRSEEKSIEAEKIVKGEPSYIQEISTLIAESSSGVLVK